The Pocillopora verrucosa isolate sample1 chromosome 9, ASM3666991v2, whole genome shotgun sequence genome includes the window TACGATTGCCATATCAATTCTAGCTGATTGAATGCCGAAGCGAAATCCTGCTCTAGCAACGACTTATTACATATGAATGATTTCCATTTATCTTTGTTCTTCGAATTCATACAAACTCCCTTTGTCACTCAAAATATACATACCCTAAAATTATGATACGTCGACTCAGGAAGCGATAGAAATACAAGGCCTTGATTGAATATTACTCTCGATGATCAGCCTTAGTCGCAATACAAATTTCATCTTCATTTGGTTTTGTAATAGAAGCGTTTCCCCAAATATAGTTTCTCCAAATAAAGTATCAGTATTCTCCACCGTTTGTTGCATTATGAACAGTTTATTGAAAATCTCCTCACCTCAGAAATCCAAGCGTAATGTAATTTACAGAGGTATGTCATCGTGTTTGAATTGAggtaacttttaaaatactcTAATTGAGGATGCTAAGAGGCGCGGTGGCCTCGTGGTTTGTGCGCTCGACTCCGGATCGAGTGGTCCGGcttcgagccctggccggggtcattgtattgtgttcttaggcaagacactttactctcacagtgcttctcttcacccaggtgtacaaatgggtaccagcaaacaTGCTGGGGGTATCCCTGCGATTGACTAGCATCCaatccaggggggagtagcaatactcctagccgcttcatgcttAGGAAAACGGAAATAAACGCCGGCCCCATGGGTCATTATGGCCTGTATAAATGCTTTGCTTACTTTGAGGAGCTGCATCATACTGGTTGCACTGTGAATTATCTAATTTTACGGAAAAGCGCTGAATCAGCAATGGTGTCCACAATTGCAATCACTTGTGGTTATTTCACTTTTGGAATTGTCCTTCTTATGCTGCTTCTCTTGCTGCTGTTACATAACCTGTTTGTGCTCTTCTAGTTCCGGAGAATACCGCCAGGTCCTCGCTTCACAACTGCTCCATTTGtagcaaatttattttcactcgATCTTACGACTGAAAACCCCACGGACGCTCTTTAAAGGTAGTTCAAGAACAGaagtgatgattttttttcttttattaaggCTTCCCCTTCGTCTATCGATTTACTTAATGGCCACGTTTGTTCTTAGATTGTATGGAATAcgaaattgaaaagaattttgTGGTTTGTCGTTTGGTCAAAACACCAACAGTGGAGTTTAAGTTGCTTAACACTAATAGATACCTTCCACGCAAGCGCAACAGGGTGAGGCAGAGTTCCTGTGGCGCCCGCGTCTTTGACCGCTGActgtccttgatttctggccATGACGTGTTAAAGACAATGAAATGAGAGCTAAAAAGCAGGGGAAGGCAAAGAATTTCTACACTTCCGAATTTTTTATCGTACCAACAAAAGGTGTGTGGTGCATCCTTCAATGACGTAAGAGGAAAGATGATTCTAGCGATAAGACCAGGTGGCCGGTAGTATTTGAGACATTTGTTAAACTGTGGTAGCGACGGTTCATCTAGTCTCGTTTGGAGTTCAGCTGAGGTAAGGCAAATATTTATCTATCACTACCCTTGTGTCTGAACGATCAACAAAACTTTATCCAATCTTTATCTAATCAAACTACATGAGTAGGTTGTCAAAATTAAGGCATGGCTTGCGTGTAGATTGAACGAGTATCACGGCTTGGCAGGTGATCAGCGACtattttgatgttgttgttgacGGAGAACGACTAATGTGAAATTCACATACTTAGCCTAAAAATGAACGAATTAATGCaatgaaatacaaattaaaTTCAGGCTACCCAATGAATAATTATGAAAACCGTTTGCGCTCGCTGAGCCATAATAAAGCTAATTCTATGAGTTTTCATCTACATTTTAGTCAAAAAGTCGGTCATTCTGTCGCTATTCTCATGATTAGGGCTGCACTATCAACCAAAGTGATCGATTTCCCTCATACAGGCAATCGTTATGATGTAACCCTCTGAGCCCCCATGAgggacaagacgaaaaacatctttctctatttctttaccgagcttaaaaCCTACCATTTCTCTTGTTCTATTCACAAACATGCCGCtgtcgacattgctgatcctagcagtatacaGGAAGCGTGTCATGTGAACTTCGTGATAGACCTCGTTCAgcgtagagtctctgtggctcagtagtaGAGCATCAAAGCgaggaatccgaaggtctgaggttcgattcctcatggagactcaaaatttcttctttgtctcacgctcgtgacaagacgaaaaacatctttcttcatttcttcaccgagctcaaaacttaccatttctcttattctatttacaataaatatatctACAAAAATTGATTCCGAAAATTCTATCTCTCGGTTTGATCTGCTGGTTTCAAAACCACatgtatttaaagaaactgttttgtATTCgacagaaaaaaagtgaaggcCTCAGTTTCTGTCATTCTATTATTTACATAACGGATCGACAGAGAAACCGAAAATTGTGGGTTTTATGCAAATTTTGCGAAGATTGCGTAATGAATCCCTTTTTAACCTGCACGACTCCAAGTTCAAAGGTTTTTCTTCTACCTTTGCCCTAATCAAGAGAATTATGGAAAAAAGTGTGGATGTTAAGCTTGcgatttttgttgaaaaaatgattgaaaagcGCTTTCCCAGCTTTATCTACATACGGAAATCAAGTCTACAGGAAAACATGCGTTTATCAAAACTGTGCACATTGACAATTCCACATAAAAAGTtagagaaaaaaactgtttcataGTTATGCCTTATTTTAAGGCTTTTTTCGGATTGTTCAAGAAACTCAAGTTCTTTCTGAGGCTGGCCTGCAACAACAATCTCTCACTGATTATCaagaaacttattttcaatTACGTTACATGGGAATCAGATCAATTAGCAAATTTCTGAAACAGCCTCGATGGTTCACGGCAGCGAAAATTTATGTAACAATTGTTTGACCGGCATGTATTTGGATGTTTAGTAAGTATAATATTGTTAGAATTAATTTCTCTAACACGCATTGTTGGTTTGGTTGAtccttctttattttctttccttctcaagTTGTTCTAACGGGGACTAGCTTCAATATATTagggaaaactagagtctctgcttataaaggtgacactgcggatgacatttctaagccgtcaatcttcttgtgtcgtcatcgtaccatctcaactagcgaatcacgcttgacTACGTATTATAGTTCCCACATACTGAGTATGCACCTTAGGGTTGTctacgcagttacaaaatcaatttcttccttaattttcatatctttacggttgagatcggctagaacagaaacgagatcgacaatataaaaattacaaataaccttggttcagagtattatttatacctgaaagtgtatcttaagagaaaatcagctttaaagattgttacataacaacatcttggtcacaagagttaaagaagaaaggcgctcacaagtaccgcccccaaaTTGCTTTTGGTTGCGAAACATGAGGGGTATCACCTGTTTACCCTTAAATTACCCCTGGGAACACGAAGGTGTCGAACGCGAcctattaccagggagatttactcttcctggactaacaaattaaattatttaagaaCATGGCTTATCATGAGTTCCATGTCAACCtcacgatcacaacgaagaaaacgtgattaaactcacaAGGAGAACGTGGCCAAACTCAGAAGAAGAACGTGATCAAACTCGacctttaagataagaccaccaagaaggagtacgaagtaatcaacctacccttttttataatttacattaaatgacttaaaataatataacatttacattccttttctttccaacaCAGGAAAACCTTACGATATTGTAGATTAcctataattgtaattttatcatttaacaataTTGGACTGCGCCTCAATTACAATTTACTCATCACTTCGCTCTTGGCTTTCTTTTAGATTTCTGTCTTAGATCATTTAAAGAAGGTAATCAATGTCTCATGGCTTTTAGAAGCACGCGTTAACCTGAGAGAAGATAGCGACAGGAAATTCAGCCTCAAGAAATTCATCCTCCACTCGTCTGGGAGTAACTAAATGGAGAAGGAGATCTCTGCATCAGCCAGAATATTCTTGGgagtctttctttttctcttggcTGCGATTGGCATTACTGCTAACACCATTGTTGTTACAGTTCTACGATTTAGGAGTGACTTCAAGAGAAAGACCACGAATGCGATTCTGACCAGCCTTGCTTCTATAGGATTTTTTGGTTGTGCAATAGACATCCCGTTGGCCTTAAGCACAATGGTGGCATCTCCTGCCGAGTTTCATCGACGAAACTTATTACTTGCACAAGCAGCTCTTGGTTCATTCCTCTTTTGGGGCTACATTACGTCCTTCTTCTTGCTAAGCATTGATTTGCATGACACCCTAAGAAGAGCCTTAAATAGGCAGGCTTATCTTTCAACCAAAAGAATATCGATGGTGTTAACACTTGCTGCAATACCTGGTGTTGGAATCTCTGCAATATTTGTCATCAAAGGCAAACACTTTATTCCCTATGTTCCGCTAGACAAAGGGCCCATATTTCTTACGATTATTCGATCTGTATTATTCATAGCTTTGGTAATTTCCATCTCTTCAAATAtctattattttcttaaaataagaaaactgATTAAGAGTATCTTCAATGATGTTGGTACCAGTTCTTCACGAACGAGGAGGAACCAGAAGTATTTCAAGGGGAGAGACATTTCCTGGACGGTGATCCTAATTAttctggttttttgtttttcataccTGCCCTATATGGCATTTTCCATCGTATATGTTAAAGCAGAGGTACGTTGTTCAAACGCCATTGTCATCTGTCAATCGTTCACCTACCTGAAATATGCAGTTAGCTCACTAATTTTTGCAAGAGCTGATGGAAGGTTTCTGAAAGTATTTGTTAACATTGTTCGAAGAGCCGCACGAAAGCAGGAAGAACATCGAAACAAGTCAGAGGACACCAATGCTATCAATAGGAGACAGACCACCACAATTCGTAAGAAAGATTTCTCCGGAAGTAGCAGTGTCCAACACTTAGTATTAGGGGAAGGTATCGAAGAGTTAGCAAAAACTGAGACACTAGAGTCTATGAATCATCCAAATCAGCCACAAACTATTCTGCAAGCAGCTGTAGCAAGCCCACATCAGTATTATCTACCCAAAATTATGATAACAACACCCGAAGGAGGTAGAACCATTTTGTTCAACCAAACCAAATTTCAATAGAGAAGCTTCGATGTGCGAAAGCAGGGGCGTGGACGACGTGTCGGGGTGCTGGGGAAAGTTCAGTAGGATATACCCTTGCCTTGGCTACGCGTTAAGAGGACAGTTGAGCTACTCTTTGTCTTCCCTAACTCATCAGTATTTCCGCCCTTGTTGTCTCTTCTGGTCAAATCGTGAACTTGAGTCCTTCTTCGTCAATAATGCaattttataactttttcaaaaatgacTGAATACATATGCAACGTTATGAAGCGTTGATCATTATTTTGTTAAGTAATTGTCATGTTAACATTGAATATCTTGACGTAGACTGAAAAACTGGAGTAGTCCTGCACCACTCAAAAAAGACGTATCATAGCAAATTCAAACTGATTAAAGTCATCAAATGGCCACTTAAGTTCTAATTAATAAACGATTACTCCATTCGCGCTTGGTGGATATGAGATGATGGCTAGCCAACGAGGCACGTGGGGCTGTGTTGGCTataatcatctcatatccaacaagcgcgAGTGGAATAATTGCTTCATTAAAAAGGCcccaaaatatagataaatcttTCCAACTTGGTTTTGTAAAAACAAATGGAATATTACAATGTACAAACACTCTTCGGGATCAACTCTTTTTCAGTCGCACGCATGGTATAGTGGCTCATAACCCATGATAGCTAGGCCAATGAAGACTCTGGAATTGCATTATCTAATGA containing:
- the LOC136283564 gene encoding uncharacterized protein, which gives rise to MEKEISASARIFLGVFLFLLAAIGITANTIVVTVLRFRSDFKRKTTNAILTSLASIGFFGCAIDIPLALSTMVASPAEFHRRNLLLAQAALGSFLFWGYITSFFLLSIDLHDTLRRALNRQAYLSTKRISMVLTLAAIPGVGISAIFVIKGKHFIPYVPLDKGPIFLTIIRSVLFIALVISISSNIYYFLKIRKLIKSIFNDVGTSSSRTRRNQKYFKGRDISWTVILIILVFCFSYLPYMAFSIVYVKAEVRCSNAIVICQSFTYLKYAVSSLIFARADGRFLKVFVNIVRRAARKQEEHRNKSEDTNAINRRQTTTIRKKDFSGSSSVQHLVLGEGIEELAKTETLESMNHPNQPQTILQAAVASPHQYYLPKIMITTPEGGRTILFNQTKFQ